The following proteins are encoded in a genomic region of Paenibacillus sp. FSL H3-0469:
- a CDS encoding response regulator, producing the protein MIQALLVDDERLALMKLKMMLEELTTINVIAAYTDPSEAVNAAPLLRPDVIFLDIDMPEMNGVQAAEAMQRLCPQASIVFVTAHNSYAIEAFELYALDYVLKPVQRGRLLKTIERLEERVSQAQEDSRKPKQTVMIRSFQSLRFERSGQPLPNIRWRTSKAQELFAYLFHNRNRFVSKDTLTDLLWPDFNLKKASTHLYTTIYQVRQCLKQAEIDLQISNASGGEGYTLETGSLLIDSYEWEKGILTQDAINKDNYEEHQRLFDFYSGDYLSDYDYLWAEGERQRLRTIWLHHAMNIAEFYVSSGRIPEAVTVYQRVVQLQPYFEQGHLGLMKVYDSIGERSAVEEQYHTLTALLKRELGVKPPASIKRWYEEWKHLNLRSM; encoded by the coding sequence ATGATTCAGGCCTTGCTGGTAGATGATGAACGGCTTGCTCTTATGAAGCTGAAAATGATGCTGGAAGAACTGACAACTATAAATGTAATCGCTGCTTATACTGATCCCTCCGAGGCGGTCAATGCAGCTCCGCTGCTACGCCCTGATGTGATTTTCCTCGACATTGATATGCCTGAGATGAATGGCGTCCAGGCTGCGGAGGCTATGCAAAGGCTGTGCCCGCAGGCAAGTATCGTATTTGTGACTGCTCATAACAGCTATGCTATCGAGGCGTTCGAGCTGTATGCTCTCGACTATGTCCTGAAGCCTGTACAACGGGGCCGTCTGCTCAAGACCATTGAGCGGCTGGAAGAGCGTGTCAGCCAGGCACAGGAGGATTCCCGCAAGCCTAAGCAGACGGTCATGATCCGCAGCTTCCAGTCTTTGAGATTTGAACGAAGCGGCCAACCGCTGCCCAATATCCGCTGGCGCACCTCCAAGGCACAGGAATTATTCGCTTATTTATTTCATAACCGCAACCGGTTCGTAAGCAAAGATACCTTAACCGATCTGCTGTGGCCCGATTTCAATCTCAAGAAGGCCTCCACTCATCTTTATACAACGATTTATCAGGTTCGGCAATGCCTAAAGCAGGCAGAGATTGATCTGCAGATCAGCAATGCCAGTGGAGGAGAAGGCTACACCCTGGAGACCGGCAGCCTGCTGATAGACAGCTACGAATGGGAGAAGGGCATTCTGACTCAAGATGCCATCAATAAGGACAACTATGAGGAGCATCAGCGGTTGTTCGATTTCTATTCGGGGGACTATCTGAGCGATTACGATTACCTCTGGGCGGAAGGGGAACGGCAGCGTCTGCGGACCATCTGGCTGCATCACGCCATGAATATCGCCGAATTCTATGTCAGCAGCGGCCGGATACCGGAAGCAGTAACCGTGTACCAGAGGGTGGTGCAGCTCCAGCCTTATTTTGAACAGGGGCATCTCGGGCTGATGAAGGTCTACGACAGCATCGGGGAGCGTTCAGCAGTAGAGGAGCAATATCATACTCTGACGGCATTACTGAAACGGGAGCTCGGCGTGAAGCCCCCCGCGAGTATTAAGCGCTGGTATGAGGAATGGAAGCATCTTAACCTCAGAAGTATGTGA
- a CDS encoding RNA polymerase sigma factor yields MEETEWIKAVLSGEHQTFGNLVTRYQGMVYSVCIKITGEAESAKDMAQEVFIKAYKALPTFRGQSSFSTWLYRIAYRTCLDWKRANDREWRHRSAADYTENDWVTSQTPEQAVLRKEASRELGENLNSLAEPYRSVVQLYYFQRHSYQEIADQKGISVKTVESQLYRARQMMRKSGEEWR; encoded by the coding sequence TTGGAAGAGACGGAGTGGATCAAAGCTGTGCTAAGCGGCGAGCATCAGACCTTCGGGAATCTGGTGACCCGTTATCAAGGCATGGTATATAGCGTATGCATCAAAATTACAGGAGAAGCCGAGTCTGCCAAGGATATGGCTCAGGAAGTCTTCATCAAAGCCTATAAAGCCCTTCCCACCTTCAGAGGACAGTCTTCCTTCTCCACCTGGCTGTACCGGATTGCTTACCGCACCTGCCTGGACTGGAAACGGGCCAATGACCGGGAATGGCGGCACCGGAGTGCAGCAGATTACACAGAGAATGACTGGGTGACTTCACAGACACCTGAACAGGCAGTGCTTCGCAAGGAGGCATCCCGTGAGCTGGGTGAGAACCTGAATAGTCTGGCGGAACCGTACCGGTCGGTTGTGCAGCTGTACTATTTTCAGCGACACTCGTATCAGGAGATAGCTGATCAAAAAGGAATTTCGGTTAAAACGGTTGAATCGCAGCTCTATCGGGCCAGACAGATGATGCGCAAAAGCGGGGAGGAATGGCGATGA
- a CDS encoding zf-HC2 domain-containing protein, translating into MNCSTVKEWMPHYIDGQLSPEAQQAIYLHTLTCPGCAEWLEEARGLAAMWSEMEAGLDLNGQEPVLPHDFPDLTGDVMARIGQLENGRRERIVKPTMTRRRTTRRTSWMHYGVAVGLTFLLLQLGVFENLAYGITEINGHMSTSVSSWFGPQGNNK; encoded by the coding sequence ATGAATTGTTCAACAGTAAAAGAGTGGATGCCGCATTATATAGATGGACAGTTGTCACCAGAGGCCCAGCAGGCCATCTATCTGCATACCCTGACCTGTCCCGGCTGCGCGGAATGGCTGGAGGAGGCACGCGGGCTTGCGGCGATGTGGAGCGAGATGGAAGCCGGGCTGGATCTTAACGGGCAGGAGCCCGTGTTGCCGCATGACTTTCCTGATTTGACTGGGGATGTTATGGCAAGGATCGGCCAACTGGAGAACGGGCGCAGAGAACGGATTGTGAAACCCACCATGACCAGACGGCGCACGACCCGGAGAACCTCCTGGATGCATTATGGCGTGGCGGTCGGACTGACGTTTCTCCTGCTGCAGCTTGGCGTATTTGAGAATTTGGCCTATGGCATCACTGAAATCAACGGGCATATGTCCACATCGGTCAGCTCCTGGTTCGGCCCGCAAGGTAACAATAAATAA
- a CDS encoding DUF4097 family beta strand repeat-containing protein — protein sequence MGRWKIGSFTAAIGCIIVGVIVVMAQYGVVTYDVLGYIWPALLVLFGLEMLLRLFIKSDVKSRVSGWAILLIIVLIAASGAQTVLAGGSLSSIFGNTKLVPVNGKVEVQQDIKNVRINLPQGKVKLQGVDGNTLAYEGKLELPGNTDNEAASALERKWKVTAEGDTLVMELEGDSGWLSNIQIGFNNNAPYLNVSIPQDLAAQVETSDGSIEAGGLAAGINVDTSNGTMDIHDVSGGVKANSSNGTLTVKNVQGGADLVSSNGAITLGNIDGAVSARSSNGKITVNSAITGAWELKSSNGKIVLGLPAVTDAKITADTSNGSLKGNVDWGGDDEDHGTAVLGKGTHEVTLSTSNGSITVDTAQ from the coding sequence ATGGGGAGATGGAAAATCGGCAGCTTTACCGCCGCAATAGGGTGCATAATAGTAGGAGTTATTGTAGTCATGGCTCAGTATGGTGTAGTCACGTATGATGTGCTGGGCTATATCTGGCCGGCCCTGCTTGTCCTGTTCGGCCTGGAGATGCTGCTTAGGCTCTTCATTAAATCCGATGTCAAAAGCCGGGTAAGCGGCTGGGCTATTCTGCTGATCATTGTGCTTATCGCGGCAAGCGGGGCACAGACGGTGTTAGCCGGAGGATCGCTGAGCAGTATCTTCGGCAACACCAAGCTGGTGCCGGTGAACGGGAAGGTAGAAGTGCAGCAGGATATTAAGAACGTGCGGATTAATCTGCCCCAAGGCAAGGTTAAGCTTCAGGGTGTGGATGGGAACACGCTTGCATATGAAGGAAAACTTGAGTTACCGGGCAATACAGACAATGAAGCGGCGAGTGCTCTGGAGCGTAAATGGAAAGTGACGGCCGAGGGCGACACGCTTGTGATGGAGCTGGAGGGAGATTCTGGCTGGCTCTCCAATATCCAGATCGGCTTCAACAACAATGCACCATATCTGAATGTCAGCATTCCGCAGGATCTGGCCGCTCAGGTAGAGACCAGTGACGGTTCCATCGAAGCCGGGGGGCTGGCCGCAGGCATTAATGTGGATACGAGTAACGGAACGATGGATATCCATGATGTCTCCGGCGGTGTGAAGGCTAACAGCAGCAACGGCACGCTGACGGTAAAGAATGTACAGGGCGGAGCAGACCTGGTTAGCTCGAACGGTGCGATTACGCTGGGGAATATTGACGGCGCTGTGTCGGCCAGAAGCAGCAACGGCAAGATTACAGTCAATTCGGCAATCACGGGTGCATGGGAGCTGAAATCCAGCAACGGCAAGATTGTCTTGGGTCTTCCGGCGGTAACGGATGCCAAGATTACGGCAGATACCAGTAACGGATCGCTTAAAGGCAACGTGGACTGGGGCGGCGACGATGAGGACCATGGAACGGCTGTACTTGGAAAAGGCACCCATGAGGTCACCTTGTCCACCAGCAATGGTTCTATAACAGTGGATACTGCACAATAA
- a CDS encoding aldo/keto reductase produces MQYAKLGKSGMKVSRLCLGTMNFGPITDEKEAFRIMDAALDAGVQFFDTANVYGWGENSGLTETIIGRWFKQGGGRREKVVLATKVYGAMSDKLDGPNDEGGLSSYIIRRHLEGSLQRLQTDHIELYQMHHIDRNVSWDELWGAFELAVSQGKIGYTGSSNFAGWDIAVAQQEAKARGFLGLVSEQHKYSLTCRLPELEVLPAAQHLGLGIIPWSPLDGGLLGRNALKKIEGSRSGGNAERVEQHKKQLEAFAELSLELGEPQDNIALAWLLANPAVTAPIIGPRTLEQFESALRSLEVVLDESVLKRLDEIFPGPGGAAPKAYAW; encoded by the coding sequence ATGCAATACGCGAAGCTTGGCAAGTCTGGTATGAAGGTAAGCCGCCTCTGTCTGGGAACGATGAACTTCGGTCCCATCACCGACGAGAAGGAAGCCTTCCGGATTATGGATGCGGCGCTGGACGCGGGAGTCCAGTTTTTTGATACCGCCAATGTGTATGGCTGGGGTGAGAATTCGGGTCTGACTGAGACCATTATCGGCCGCTGGTTCAAGCAGGGCGGCGGACGCCGTGAGAAGGTTGTCCTGGCGACCAAGGTCTACGGAGCGATGAGTGACAAGCTGGATGGACCCAATGATGAAGGCGGCCTCTCTTCCTACATTATCCGCCGTCATCTGGAGGGCTCCCTGCAGCGTCTGCAGACCGATCACATCGAACTGTACCAGATGCACCATATCGACCGTAACGTGTCCTGGGACGAGCTGTGGGGCGCCTTCGAGCTTGCGGTCAGCCAAGGCAAGATCGGCTACACCGGCTCCAGTAACTTCGCCGGCTGGGATATTGCCGTTGCCCAGCAGGAGGCGAAGGCCCGAGGGTTCCTTGGACTGGTATCCGAGCAGCATAAATACAGCCTGACCTGCCGTCTGCCGGAGCTTGAGGTTCTGCCTGCCGCGCAGCATCTGGGCCTTGGCATTATTCCGTGGAGTCCGCTTGACGGGGGACTGCTTGGCCGCAACGCGCTGAAGAAGATTGAGGGCAGCCGCAGCGGCGGCAACGCGGAGCGGGTAGAGCAGCACAAGAAGCAGCTTGAGGCCTTTGCGGAGCTAAGCCTGGAGTTGGGCGAGCCGCAGGATAATATCGCTCTGGCCTGGCTGCTGGCGAATCCTGCCGTCACAGCGCCAATCATCGGACCGCGTACGCTGGAGCAATTCGAGAGCGCGCTGCGCAGCCTGGAGGTTGTTCTGGACGAATCCGTGCTGAAGCGTCTGGATGAGATTTTCCCCGGACCCGGCGGTGCGGCTCCGAAGGCATATGCATGGTAA
- the leuB gene encoding 3-isopropylmalate dehydrogenase, with translation MSEVKKIAVIAGDGIGPEVVAEAEKVLKRTEELFGYTFETEHALFGGIAIDERGTPLPEDTLEICRSADAVLLGAVGGPKWDNNPKELRPETGLLGIRKALGLFSNLRPAVVFDCLKDASTLKPEVLEGTDLMVVRELTGGIYFGDKLRRQGEHGEEAVDTCVYNVTEVERIVRQAFEIAGKRRGKLASVDKANVLETSRLWREVVNRLAPEYPQVEVEHVLVDNCAMQLLRRPSSFDVIVTENMFGDILSDEAAMLTGSIGMLASASLGEGSYGLYEPVHGSAPDIAGQGLANPIATILSLALMFRMTFGYENAAAAIEAAVAEVLDAGHRTSDIAVDKSKAISTTEMGDLIVAAIRKA, from the coding sequence ATGAGCGAGGTCAAAAAAATCGCCGTAATTGCCGGGGACGGTATCGGACCTGAAGTTGTGGCGGAAGCGGAAAAGGTATTGAAAAGAACGGAAGAGCTGTTCGGGTATACATTTGAAACGGAGCACGCCCTGTTCGGCGGAATCGCCATTGATGAACGCGGAACTCCGCTGCCTGAGGATACGCTTGAAATCTGCCGCAGTGCCGATGCTGTATTGCTTGGAGCCGTAGGCGGACCGAAGTGGGATAACAATCCGAAGGAGCTGCGTCCGGAGACCGGACTGCTGGGTATCCGCAAGGCGCTTGGCCTATTCTCCAATCTGCGTCCGGCGGTGGTCTTCGATTGTCTGAAGGATGCTTCGACGCTGAAGCCGGAGGTACTGGAAGGAACAGACCTGATGGTCGTACGTGAATTGACAGGCGGGATCTACTTCGGGGACAAGCTGCGCCGCCAGGGCGAGCATGGCGAAGAAGCGGTAGATACTTGTGTCTACAACGTCACTGAGGTGGAGCGGATCGTACGCCAGGCGTTCGAGATTGCCGGGAAGCGCCGGGGCAAGCTGGCGAGTGTTGACAAAGCCAACGTCCTGGAGACCTCCCGTCTGTGGCGTGAAGTGGTGAACAGACTGGCGCCGGAATATCCGCAGGTTGAAGTTGAGCATGTGCTGGTGGATAACTGTGCGATGCAGCTGCTGCGCCGTCCTTCGAGCTTCGATGTCATCGTGACCGAGAATATGTTCGGTGATATCCTGAGCGATGAAGCAGCGATGCTGACAGGCTCCATCGGCATGCTGGCCTCCGCTTCACTGGGAGAAGGCAGCTACGGCCTCTACGAGCCGGTTCACGGCTCCGCGCCTGACATTGCCGGACAGGGGCTGGCGAACCCGATCGCTACGATCCTGTCGCTTGCACTGATGTTCCGCATGACCTTCGGCTATGAGAATGCAGCCGCTGCCATTGAAGCCGCAGTTGCGGAGGTGCTGGATGCCGGTCACCGGACAAGCGATATCGCAGTTGATAAGAGTAAGGCGATCAGCACCACGGAGATGGGCGACCTGATTGTAGCCGCTATCCGCAAAGCCTAG
- a CDS encoding peroxiredoxin: MAERLVGKPAPDFFMETVTGDGKDFGKVSLSDYRGKWLVFFFYPLDFTFVCPTEITALSDAAADFAELDTEILGVSIDSIHSHKAWLSTPKDMNGLGQINFPLASDITKKVASDYGVLIEEEGIALRGLFIIDPEGELKYQVVNHNDVGRSVEETLRVLQALQSGGLCAMNWKPGDKNL; the protein is encoded by the coding sequence ATGGCAGAACGTTTGGTAGGTAAACCCGCTCCTGACTTCTTCATGGAGACAGTAACAGGCGACGGTAAGGATTTCGGTAAGGTAAGCTTGTCCGACTATCGCGGCAAATGGCTTGTATTCTTCTTCTATCCGCTTGATTTCACCTTCGTATGTCCAACAGAAATTACAGCGTTGAGTGATGCAGCTGCTGATTTCGCAGAGCTGGATACAGAAATTCTCGGTGTGAGCATCGACTCCATCCATAGCCACAAGGCTTGGTTGTCTACACCTAAGGATATGAACGGTCTTGGCCAGATCAACTTCCCGCTGGCTTCTGACATCACGAAGAAGGTTGCCAGCGATTATGGCGTCCTGATTGAAGAAGAGGGCATTGCGCTGCGCGGACTCTTCATCATTGATCCAGAAGGTGAGCTGAAGTATCAGGTTGTTAACCACAATGATGTGGGCCGCAGCGTTGAAGAGACATTGCGTGTACTGCAGGCTCTCCAATCCGGCGGGCTGTGCGCTATGAACTGGAAACCAGGCGACAAGAACCTGTAA
- a CDS encoding ATP-binding protein — MISQYQESLLLSARTFQSGPMDTTFEDVLEHIDSGILLFDDEGVLTFVNKQMYGILELNRHSLLGCTLHHLLSHIQLSRFKKKQVLRSYREMVLKGKPSYEFVDEYGRYWRATLSSGEEMKGSYLFTFKEISDYKLIEQTAYQNDSLAMLGRLSASIAHEIRNPLTAIRGFIQLLHPHLHLLGKEEYAKIILAEIDRANDIIHEFLTSSKPSVPQISMIPVSALLKEVVLLTESEALMKGCQINLQVLQEDLVISGDIKQMKQVVLNMIRNAMEAISERVDDSVGRIEVGARKEGTEVRIFISDNGKGMDICTLDRLFNPFFTTKENGTGLGLSVSDRIIKNHGGCISVSSRLNEGTRFVISLPLTH, encoded by the coding sequence GTGATAAGCCAATATCAGGAAAGCTTGCTATTATCGGCAAGAACGTTTCAATCTGGTCCGATGGATACCACATTTGAGGATGTGCTGGAGCACATCGACAGCGGGATTCTGCTTTTTGATGATGAGGGTGTGCTGACTTTCGTCAACAAGCAGATGTATGGCATTCTGGAGCTTAACCGTCACTCTCTTCTGGGCTGCACCTTGCATCATCTGTTATCCCATATTCAGCTTAGCCGCTTCAAGAAGAAACAGGTTCTGCGGAGTTATCGTGAAATGGTGCTCAAAGGTAAGCCAAGCTATGAATTTGTGGATGAATATGGACGGTATTGGCGCGCAACCCTGTCCAGCGGAGAGGAAATGAAGGGCAGCTACTTGTTCACATTCAAAGAGATCTCTGACTATAAGCTGATTGAACAGACGGCCTACCAGAATGACAGTCTGGCCATGCTGGGCCGGTTATCAGCCTCCATCGCCCACGAGATCCGCAATCCCCTGACGGCTATCCGGGGGTTCATCCAATTGCTTCATCCCCATCTGCATCTGCTTGGCAAAGAAGAATATGCGAAGATTATATTAGCGGAGATTGACCGTGCCAATGACATTATTCATGAATTTCTGACTTCCTCCAAGCCTTCTGTGCCGCAGATCAGCATGATTCCTGTCTCTGCCTTACTGAAGGAAGTGGTCCTGCTGACAGAGAGCGAGGCGCTGATGAAGGGCTGCCAGATCAACTTGCAGGTGCTCCAGGAGGATCTGGTCATCTCAGGGGATATTAAGCAAATGAAGCAGGTTGTGCTGAATATGATCAGAAATGCGATGGAAGCGATCTCGGAGCGGGTGGATGATTCTGTAGGCCGGATTGAGGTAGGCGCACGTAAAGAAGGAACAGAGGTGCGTATCTTCATCTCGGACAACGGAAAGGGAATGGATATCTGCACGCTTGACAGACTGTTCAATCCGTTCTTCACCACAAAGGAGAATGGGACGGGACTCGGACTCTCCGTCAGTGACCGGATCATCAAGAATCATGGAGGCTGCATCTCGGTCAGCAGCCGGCTGAATGAAGGAACCCGGTTCGTCATTTCGCTTCCGCTTACTCATTAA
- a CDS encoding leucyl aminopeptidase, producing MIFEWSSDASVAMARGEAVCLIISEAQAQGEGLPADWAARVRLLSAAGLFSGKQGQVYILPVLEQPGQPVVILAGSGKGLTGMHELRQLMVQTAKAAYRLKAAALVVQVPAALGGRAGALKAEEAGQAITEGLVLGSYRRRQYKLEQAAYAGIDAVLLRVEGKSEAAEEEAWRQGIRRGQAFGEAANLARDLTNRPGNLLTPSDLAVAAIEIAERHGLPAEVLDERELALKGMGGLLAVGGGSVNPPRMIVIRYQGTNQWENAVSIIGKGITFDTGGISLKRAPGMESMFSDMAGAAAVLAVMDALGHLRPKVNVVMLIPAAENMPAANAFKPGDIITTLSGRTIEIINTDAEGRIILGDALTYAREWGVQRIIDVATLTGAVVSILGDVATGAVTNDQAFLEEILAASRLSGEQIWPLPVYPEFREMLTSEVADLRNAAGRYGAASTAGLFIGEFAEGLPWVHLDIAGTAFLSAERGTNPKGATGVMVRTLLEYLLSTAAEPDRRSPEA from the coding sequence TTGATTTTTGAATGGAGCAGTGATGCCAGTGTAGCAATGGCGCGGGGAGAGGCTGTATGTCTAATAATCTCAGAGGCACAGGCACAGGGAGAAGGACTTCCGGCGGACTGGGCTGCACGAGTCCGCCTATTGTCCGCAGCGGGGCTGTTCAGCGGCAAGCAAGGGCAAGTGTATATCCTGCCGGTCTTGGAGCAACCCGGGCAGCCTGTGGTCATTCTGGCCGGAAGCGGAAAGGGCCTGACGGGTATGCACGAGCTGCGGCAGCTGATGGTACAGACCGCGAAGGCAGCTTACAGGCTGAAGGCCGCGGCGCTCGTTGTGCAGGTACCGGCGGCACTAGGCGGGCGGGCTGGGGCGCTGAAGGCAGAGGAAGCCGGCCAGGCCATCACGGAAGGGCTAGTTCTGGGGTCGTACCGCAGAAGACAATATAAGCTGGAACAGGCAGCTTACGCGGGTATAGATGCGGTACTTCTGCGTGTGGAAGGCAAGAGCGAAGCAGCAGAAGAGGAAGCCTGGAGACAAGGGATCAGGCGGGGGCAGGCTTTCGGGGAGGCTGCCAACCTTGCCCGTGATTTGACGAACCGTCCGGGGAATCTGCTGACTCCGTCGGATCTTGCGGTGGCCGCTATTGAAATCGCTGAACGGCACGGTCTTCCGGCTGAAGTGCTGGATGAACGGGAGCTTGCGCTTAAGGGAATGGGCGGATTGCTTGCGGTCGGCGGCGGCAGTGTGAATCCTCCCCGAATGATTGTTATCCGCTATCAGGGAACGAATCAATGGGAGAACGCAGTGAGCATAATCGGCAAAGGGATTACCTTCGATACTGGAGGCATCTCTCTGAAGCGGGCTCCGGGCATGGAGAGCATGTTCAGTGATATGGCCGGGGCCGCAGCCGTCCTGGCGGTTATGGATGCGCTGGGGCATTTGCGCCCCAAGGTCAATGTGGTCATGCTGATTCCGGCGGCAGAGAATATGCCGGCAGCGAATGCTTTTAAACCGGGCGATATCATTACTACCCTCAGTGGAAGAACAATTGAAATTATCAATACCGATGCGGAGGGCCGGATCATTCTGGGAGATGCGCTTACCTATGCCCGGGAGTGGGGGGTACAGCGGATCATTGACGTAGCCACGCTGACAGGAGCTGTGGTGTCGATTCTGGGAGATGTGGCTACAGGGGCCGTAACGAATGATCAAGCGTTCCTGGAAGAGATTCTGGCGGCTTCCAGGCTGTCGGGGGAGCAGATCTGGCCGTTGCCTGTCTATCCTGAATTCCGGGAGATGCTGACAAGTGAGGTTGCGGATCTCCGTAATGCTGCCGGGCGTTATGGTGCTGCCAGCACGGCGGGACTGTTCATTGGAGAATTCGCCGAGGGGCTGCCCTGGGTGCATCTCGATATTGCAGGGACTGCCTTTCTGTCTGCGGAACGGGGAACGAATCCTAAGGGGGCCACTGGCGTAATGGTCCGCACCTTGCTGGAATATCTGCTAAGCACTGCCGCTGAACCGGATCGCCGCTCCCCTGAAGCCTAA
- a CDS encoding FeoB-associated Cys-rich membrane protein: protein MTAMIVNIVIVALIFGYSGWMIYRHVQKGKQGACAGCDKGKTCPAAAMDSPLSCGSATLGSKR, encoded by the coding sequence ATGACAGCAATGATCGTTAATATTGTGATTGTGGCGCTAATATTCGGGTATTCCGGCTGGATGATCTACCGTCATGTGCAGAAGGGCAAGCAGGGGGCCTGTGCGGGCTGTGACAAGGGCAAGACCTGTCCTGCAGCAGCGATGGATTCACCTTTGTCCTGCGGCAGTGCTACACTGGGCAGCAAGCGCTAG
- the feoB gene encoding ferrous iron transport protein B — MSSIALVGNPNTGKTSLFNTLTSSYEYVGNWAGVTVEKKIGSLKNGAGKLIDLPGIYSLHPLSRDEGVAAQYLIEETPEALINIVDASQLERNLLLTLQLLEYGKPTILGLNMTDVAKARGIQVNPDILKERLGVPVLPLIARTGKGTSQVLSVLEQPSHIPPITFQLNYGDIAEEAITSIVAQLQKTSGLPNLRWVALQLLEQNPVILELLKKRMDISSLLLIADAAQTRLQQEKLALTLPQWIRSVRMDYIRMVCADAIDSTLQKPHNLTERLDSILTHRFLGLPLFIVFMYAMFKTTFDWIGGPLSDLLDGFIGGPLSDWTNSLLGAIGASEFTHALIVDGLIGGVGGVLVFVPQIFILFLMISFLEDSGYMARVCLLMDSTMERMGLNGKAFIPFIIGFGCNVPAIMAARSIEQPKDRMLTTLLMPLMSCSARLPVYLLFAAVFFPAQQATAVLSMYVLGVVFALILCKFFSKYLFKNETSIFIIELPPYRMPQFKTLSRSTWEKGKGFLRKAGTIILAGSVLIWLMSYAGPGGLNVDMDHSFLAKFGGFIAPLLQPLGFGTWQAGSTLVPGFLAKEVVVSTMNIIYHAPDAAGLEGQIASVFTPLSSISFMAFILLYIPCLATVGVIKKETASWKWTFFSMGYSLALAYSVSLVIYQGGRLLGWS, encoded by the coding sequence ATGAGCTCTATCGCACTTGTGGGGAATCCCAACACAGGGAAAACCTCACTGTTCAATACGCTCACTTCCTCCTACGAATATGTGGGGAACTGGGCAGGCGTTACGGTTGAGAAAAAGATCGGCAGCCTCAAGAACGGAGCCGGTAAGCTGATCGATCTGCCCGGAATCTACTCCCTTCATCCCCTCTCCCGCGATGAGGGCGTAGCTGCACAATATCTGATCGAAGAAACCCCCGAAGCGCTTATCAATATTGTCGATGCCTCGCAGCTGGAACGGAACCTGCTGCTTACCCTGCAGCTGCTGGAATACGGCAAGCCGACGATCCTCGGACTGAATATGACCGATGTCGCTAAGGCGCGCGGTATTCAGGTGAATCCCGACATCCTTAAGGAACGTCTCGGTGTCCCCGTACTGCCGCTGATTGCCCGGACAGGCAAGGGAACCAGTCAGGTGCTTAGCGTACTGGAGCAGCCCTCCCATATCCCGCCTATTACCTTCCAGTTGAATTATGGCGACATCGCTGAGGAAGCCATAACCTCCATTGTTGCACAATTGCAGAAGACCTCTGGTCTGCCTAATCTCCGCTGGGTGGCTCTGCAGCTGCTGGAGCAGAACCCGGTAATCCTTGAACTGCTCAAGAAGCGGATGGATATTTCCAGTTTGCTGCTGATCGCAGATGCCGCTCAGACCCGGCTGCAGCAGGAGAAGCTTGCACTCACTCTTCCCCAATGGATCCGCTCCGTCCGCATGGACTACATCCGGATGGTATGCGCTGACGCTATAGACTCTACCCTGCAAAAACCGCATAATCTGACCGAACGTCTGGATTCCATCCTTACCCACCGTTTTCTGGGACTTCCCCTGTTCATCGTCTTTATGTATGCCATGTTCAAAACTACCTTTGACTGGATTGGCGGGCCTTTGTCAGATCTCCTGGATGGCTTCATCGGCGGTCCGCTCAGCGATTGGACGAATTCGTTGCTGGGCGCCATCGGAGCTTCGGAATTCACGCACGCACTGATTGTTGATGGCCTCATCGGCGGTGTAGGCGGCGTGCTCGTATTTGTTCCACAGATCTTCATCCTGTTCCTGATGATCTCCTTCCTGGAGGATTCCGGGTATATGGCCCGTGTCTGCCTGCTGATGGACAGCACGATGGAGCGGATGGGATTGAACGGCAAGGCCTTCATTCCGTTCATTATCGGCTTCGGCTGCAACGTACCGGCGATTATGGCGGCCCGGAGCATTGAACAGCCCAAGGACCGGATGCTGACAACACTGCTAATGCCGCTGATGTCCTGTTCTGCCCGGCTTCCGGTATATCTGCTGTTCGCAGCGGTCTTCTTCCCTGCCCAGCAAGCCACAGCTGTACTCTCTATGTATGTATTGGGTGTTGTATTTGCCCTGATTCTGTGTAAGTTCTTCTCCAAGTACCTGTTCAAAAATGAGACGTCTATCTTCATTATTGAGCTGCCTCCTTACCGGATGCCGCAGTTCAAGACACTGAGCCGCAGCACCTGGGAAAAGGGCAAAGGCTTCCTGCGCAAGGCAGGGACCATCATCCTGGCCGGTTCGGTTCTGATCTGGCTGATGTCCTATGCCGGTCCTGGCGGTCTCAATGTGGACATGGATCACTCCTTCCTGGCCAAATTCGGCGGCTTCATCGCCCCGCTGTTGCAGCCGCTCGGCTTCGGAACATGGCAGGCCGGTTCTACCCTGGTGCCCGGCTTCCTCGCGAAAGAGGTTGTGGTCTCCACAATGAACATCATCTACCATGCCCCGGATGCAGCAGGACTGGAAGGGCAAATTGCTTCAGTCTTTACACCGCTTAGCTCGATCAGCTTCATGGCCTTTATCCTGCTCTACATTCCTTGCCTGGCCACTGTCGGCGTTATCAAGAAGGAGACTGCGTCCTGGAAATGGACATTCTTCTCCATGGGTTACTCTCTGGCATTGGCTTATTCGGTGTCACTGGTGATCTATCAAGGAGGACGTTTGCTCGGATGGTCGTAG